In the genome of Gadus morhua chromosome 14, gadMor3.0, whole genome shotgun sequence, one region contains:
- the LOC115559208 gene encoding nuclear factor 7, brain-like, whose protein sequence is MAEENPPPLKHILTCSVCTEIFKDPVSLGCHHSFCSSCLQDFWAQAKNKNCPVCKRKNSKDLEVNFSMKELAESYAGRQRSDPSDEAQAQVVCTQHLKDIKWFCKEEQRAVCHVCEFPHHQGHTLVHLEEPVQELKQQLRPDLRALQARRSRHQELEETYEAMVPHLKEQRVKTERRIRAEFKQLHRFLREEEEARVKALREEEEQKRKRILLERKTLQEQIRSLSEGLSAVEADLQKDGLSFLSASTRSRTSARALLSGSDPQLLPGALLDEAKHLGNLAHRVWEKMGQRTTFSPVILDPNTVSRRLSLSDDLTSVRYGDVTPKVPNNPERFSQYAEVLGSEGFTSGKHCWEVEVGDLPDWRIGVAKESVDRRGERTASPDDGIWCLLHRSGKYIQGTGETLALKRTPERIRVQLDYDGREVSFYDPKDMTLIYTHQHTFTDNIFPYFSVGPAGLAWTRVVSPHALSHVKSYLVLEQQVKPDQRCLSAWCLLTP, encoded by the exons ATGGCAGAAGaaaaccctcctcctctcaaacATATCCTGACTTGCAGCGTGTGCACTGAGATCTTCAAGGACCCGGTGTCTCTGGGCTGTCACCACAGCTTCTGTTCCAGCTGTCTCCAGGACTTCTGGGCCCAAGCTAAGAACAAGAACTGTCCCGTCTGTAAGAGGAAAAACTCAAAGGATCTAGAGGTTAACTTTTCCATGAAGGAGCTCGCTGAGTCCTACGCTGGAAGACAGAGGTCTGACCCCTCTGATGAGGCCCAG GCCCAGGTGGTCTGCACTCAGCACTTAAAGGATATCAAGTGGTTCtgtaaggaggagcagagagctgtgtgtcatgtgtgtgagttCCCTCACCACCAGGGTCACACGCTGGTTCATCTAGAAGAACCAGTCCAGGAGCTGAAGCAGCAGCTGAGACCTGACCTCAGGGCTCTACAGGCCAGGAGGAGCAGacaccaggagctggaggagacgtaTGAGGCCATGGTTCCTCACCTCAAGGAACAGCGGGTGAAGACCGAGAGGCGGATCAGAGCAGAGTTTAAACAGCTTCACCGGTtcctgagagaggaagaggaggccagAGTGAAGGccctgagagaggaagaggagcagaagaggaagaggatccTCCTGGAGAGGAAGACCCTTCAGGAGCAGATCCGGTCTCTCTCAGAGGGTCTCTCGGCTGTAGAAGCAGACCTGCAGAAGGACGGCCTGTCGTTCCTCAGCGCTTCCACGCGCTCCCGGACCAGCGCCAGAGCCCTGCTCTCCGGTTCTGATCCCCAGCTGCTTCCTGGAGCGCTGCTGGACGAGGCCAAACACCTGGGAAACCTGGCCCACAGAGTCTGGGAGAAGATGGGGCAGAGGACCACCTTCAGCCCCGTTATTCTGGACCCAAACACTGTATCACGccggctctctctgtctgatgaTCTGACCAGCGTGAGATATGGCGATGTAACCCCGAAGGTTCCTAACAACCCAGAGAGGTTCAGTCAGTACGCTGAGGTTCTGGGCTCTGAGGGCTTCACCTCAGGGAAACactgctgggaggtggaggtgggagaccTTCCTGACTGGAGAATAGGTGTTGCTAAAGAGTCAgtggacaggagaggagagcgtACTGCTTCACCAGATGATGGAATCTGGTGTTTACTCCACCGCAGTGGAAAGTACATTCAGGGTACTGGTGAAACCCTGGCATTGAAGAGGACTCCAGAGAGGATCAGAGTCCAGCTGGACTATGATGGACGGGAGGTGTCCTTCTACGACCCTAAAGACATGACTCTCATCTACACCCATCAACACACTTTCACTGACAACATCTTCCCTTATTTTAGTGTTGGACCAGCAGGTTTAGCCTGGACCAGAGTGGTGTCTCCTCACGCACTCAGCCATGTAAAGTCTTATCTGGTGTTGGAGCAACAGGTGAAGCCCGACCAAAGATGTTTGAGTGCGTGGTGTCTCCTCACGCCCTAA
- the LOC115559188 gene encoding uncharacterized protein LOC115559188 isoform X3, translated as MVSGLIRRYSEAGVDRMVSGLIRRYSEAGVDRMVSGLIRRYSEAGVAPPILLHVDCGCCEEAGGESELKARFGGWPDLVIRLDAWHFLRRLAAGCTTDAHALYPIFMAKLSVCLFEWDPEEVALLRHAKREELRREGVPGISEALVDGRLTKAQLALYCRRRTRGEEAPVHQVEALLQELMGDKGWDLLGGPLLDRGRMEHIWRVQKRHVLHPGPARCASVHKDRHHHHQGGRRPHQVQLFLLDGLNRWNQDRAAAAVAEERSALLGLSGDLVHCVNTCGTNVSGQMLVPSLRLPTEYTGK; from the exons ATGGTGTCAGGCCTCATCAGGCGCTACAGCGAGGCGGGCGTGGACCGGATGGTGTCAGGCCTCATCAGGCGCTACAGCGAGGCGGGCGTGGACCGGATGGTGTCAGGCCTCATCAGGCGCTACAGCGAG GCGGGCGTGGCTCCCCCTATACTCCTCCACGTGGACTGTGGCTGCTGCGAGGAGGCGGGAGGGGAGAGCGAGCTGAAGGCCAGGTTCGGCGGCTGGCCAGACCTCGTCATCCGGCTGGACGCCTGGCACTTCCTTCGGCGGCTTGCGGCCGGATGCACGACGGACGCCCACGCCCTGTACCCCATCTTCATGGCCAAGCTCTCCGTCTGCCTGTTCGAGTGGGACCCTGAAGAAGTGGCCCTTCTGCGCCACGCCAAGAGGGAGGAGCTCCGGAGGGAGGGTGTGCCCGGCATCTCCGAGGCTCTGGTGGACGGCCGATTGACCAAGGCCCAGTTGGCGCTGTACTGCAGGCGGAGGACCCGCGgagaggaggcccccgtccacCAGGTGGAGGCCCTGCTGCAGGAGCTGATGGGGGACAAAGGCTGGGACCTGCTGGGCGGTCCCCTCCTGGACCGGGGGAGGATGGAGCACATCTGGCGGGTTCAGAAGAGGCACGTCCTGCATCCAGGACCTGCCAGGTGTGCCTCTGTACACAAagaccggcaccaccaccaccaaggaGGGCGTCGTCCTCACCAAGTACAG CTCTTCCTTCTGGACGGGCTGAACCGGTGGAACCAGGaccgggctgctgctgctgtggctgagGAGAGGTCCGCTCTCCTCGGCCTCTCGGGGGATCTGGTACATTGTGTCAACACATGTGGCACCAATGTGTCTGGACAGATGTTGgtcccctccctccgcctccccaCCGAGTACACTGGTAAGTAG
- the LOC115559188 gene encoding uncharacterized protein LOC115559188 isoform X2 has translation MVSGLIRRYSEAGVDRMVSGLIRRYSEAGVDRMVSGLIRRYSEAGVDRMVSGLIRRYSEAGVAPPILLHVDCGCCEEAGGESELKARFGGWPDLVIRLDAWHFLRRLAAGCTTDAHALYPIFMAKLSVCLFEWDPEEVALLRHAKREELRREGVPGISEALVDGRLTKAQLALYCRRRTRGEEAPVHQVEALLQELMGDKGWDLLGGPLLDRGRMEHIWRVQKRHVLHPGPARCASVHKDRHHHHQGGRRPHQVQDRAAAAVAEERSALLGLSGDLVHCVNTCGTNVSGQMLVPSLRLPTEYTGK, from the exons ATGGTGTCAGGCCTCATCAGGCGCTACAGCGAGGCGGGCGTGGACCGGATGGTGTCAGGCCTCATCAGGCGCTACAGCGAGGCGGGCGTGGACCGGATGGTGTCAGGCCTCATCAGGCGCTACAGCGAGGCGGGCGTGGACCGGATGGTGTCAGGCCTCATCAGGCGCTACAGCGAGGCGGGCGTGGCTCCCCCTATACTCCTCCACGTGGACTGTGGCTGCTGCGAGGAGGCGGGAGGGGAGAGCGAGCTGAAGGCCAGGTTCGGCGGCTGGCCAGACCTCGTCATCCGGCTGGACGCCTGGCACTTCCTTCGGCGGCTTGCGGCCGGATGCACGACGGACGCCCACGCCCTGTACCCCATCTTCATGGCCAAGCTCTCCGTCTGCCTGTTCGAGTGGGACCCTGAAGAAGTGGCCCTTCTGCGCCACGCCAAGAGGGAGGAGCTCCGGAGGGAGGGTGTGCCCGGCATCTCCGAGGCTCTGGTGGACGGCCGATTGACCAAGGCCCAGTTGGCGCTGTACTGCAGGCGGAGGACCCGCGgagaggaggcccccgtccacCAGGTGGAGGCCCTGCTGCAGGAGCTGATGGGGGACAAAGGCTGGGACCTGCTGGGCGGTCCCCTCCTGGACCGGGGGAGGATGGAGCACATCTGGCGGGTTCAGAAGAGGCACGTCCTGCATCCAGGACCTGCCAGGTGTGCCTCTGTACACAAagaccggcaccaccaccaccaaggaGGGCGTCGTCCTCACCAAGTACAG GaccgggctgctgctgctgtggctgagGAGAGGTCCGCTCTCCTCGGCCTCTCGGGGGATCTGGTACATTGTGTCAACACATGTGGCACCAATGTGTCTGGACAGATGTTGgtcccctccctccgcctccccaCCGAGTACACTGGTAAGTAG
- the LOC115559188 gene encoding uncharacterized protein LOC115559188 isoform X1, whose product MVSGLIRRYSEAGVDRMVSGLIRRYSEAGVDRMVSGLIRRYSEAGVDRMVSGLIRRYSEAGVAPPILLHVDCGCCEEAGGESELKARFGGWPDLVIRLDAWHFLRRLAAGCTTDAHALYPIFMAKLSVCLFEWDPEEVALLRHAKREELRREGVPGISEALVDGRLTKAQLALYCRRRTRGEEAPVHQVEALLQELMGDKGWDLLGGPLLDRGRMEHIWRVQKRHVLHPGPARCASVHKDRHHHHQGGRRPHQVQLFLLDGLNRWNQDRAAAAVAEERSALLGLSGDLVHCVNTCGTNVSGQMLVPSLRLPTEYTGK is encoded by the exons ATGGTGTCAGGCCTCATCAGGCGCTACAGCGAGGCGGGCGTGGACCGGATGGTGTCAGGCCTCATCAGGCGCTACAGCGAGGCGGGCGTGGACCGGATGGTGTCAGGCCTCATCAGGCGCTACAGCGAGGCGGGCGTGGACCGGATGGTGTCAGGCCTCATCAGGCGCTACAGCGAGGCGGGCGTGGCTCCCCCTATACTCCTCCACGTGGACTGTGGCTGCTGCGAGGAGGCGGGAGGGGAGAGCGAGCTGAAGGCCAGGTTCGGCGGCTGGCCAGACCTCGTCATCCGGCTGGACGCCTGGCACTTCCTTCGGCGGCTTGCGGCCGGATGCACGACGGACGCCCACGCCCTGTACCCCATCTTCATGGCCAAGCTCTCCGTCTGCCTGTTCGAGTGGGACCCTGAAGAAGTGGCCCTTCTGCGCCACGCCAAGAGGGAGGAGCTCCGGAGGGAGGGTGTGCCCGGCATCTCCGAGGCTCTGGTGGACGGCCGATTGACCAAGGCCCAGTTGGCGCTGTACTGCAGGCGGAGGACCCGCGgagaggaggcccccgtccacCAGGTGGAGGCCCTGCTGCAGGAGCTGATGGGGGACAAAGGCTGGGACCTGCTGGGCGGTCCCCTCCTGGACCGGGGGAGGATGGAGCACATCTGGCGGGTTCAGAAGAGGCACGTCCTGCATCCAGGACCTGCCAGGTGTGCCTCTGTACACAAagaccggcaccaccaccaccaaggaGGGCGTCGTCCTCACCAAGTACAG CTCTTCCTTCTGGACGGGCTGAACCGGTGGAACCAGGaccgggctgctgctgctgtggctgagGAGAGGTCCGCTCTCCTCGGCCTCTCGGGGGATCTGGTACATTGTGTCAACACATGTGGCACCAATGTGTCTGGACAGATGTTGgtcccctccctccgcctccccaCCGAGTACACTGGTAAGTAG
- the LOC115559205 gene encoding tripartite motif-containing protein 35 codes for NDQENPPTLKHYLTCSVCTEIFKDPVSLGCHHSFCSSCLQDFWAQAENQNCPVCEMISSKDLVINFAMKVLADSYAGRQRSDPSEEAQVVCTEHLKDIKWFCKDEQRAVCHVCEFPHHQGHTLVRLEEPVQELKQQLRPDLTALQARRRRHQELEETYEAMVPHLKEQRVKTERRIRAEFEQLHQFLREEEEARVEALREEEEQKRKRILLERKTLQEQIHSLSAIEADLQKDGLSFLSASTRSRTSARALLSGSDPQLLPGALLDEAKHLGNLAHEVWEKMGQRTTFSPVTLDPNTAKRRLSLSDDWALVEYP; via the coding sequence AATGACCAAGAAAACCCTCCTACTCTCAAACATTACCTGACTTGCAGCGTGTGCACTGAGATCTTCAAGGACCCGGTGTCTCTGGGCTGTCACCACAGCTTCTGTTCCAGCTGTCTCCAGGACTTCTGGGCCCAAGCTGAGAACCAAAACTGTCCTGTCTGTGAGATGATATCCTCAAAGGATCTAGTCATTAACTTTGCCATGAAGGTGCTCGCTGACTCCTACGCTGGAAGACAGAGGTCTGACCCCTCTGAAGAGGCCCAGGTGGTCTGCACTGAGCACTTAAAGGATATCAAGTGGTTCTGTAAGGACGAGCAGAGagctgtgtgtcatgtgtgtgagttCCCTCACCACCAGGGTCACACGCTGGTTCGTCTAGAAGAACCAGTCCAGGAGCTTAAGCAGCAGCTGAGACCTGACCTCACGGCTCTacaggccaggaggaggagacaccaggagctggaggagacgtaTGAGGCCATGGTTCCTCACCTCAAGGAACAGCGGGTGAAGACCGAGAGGCGGATCAGAGCAGAGTTTGAACAGCTTCACCAGTtcctgagagaggaagaggaggccagAGTGGAGGccctgagagaggaagaggagcagaagaggaagaggatccTCCTGGAGAGGAAGACCCTTCAGGAGCAGATCCACTCTCTCTCAGCTATAGAAGCAGACCTGCAGAAGGACGGCCTGTCGTTCCTCAGCGCTTCCACGCGCTCCCGGACCAGCGCCAGAGCCCTGCTCTCCGGTTCTGATCCCCAGCTGCTTCCTGGAGCGCTGCTGGACGAGGCCAAACACCTGGGAAACCTGGCCCACGAAGTCTGGGAGAAGATGGGGCAGAGGACCACCTTCAGCCCCGTTACTCTGGACCCAAACACTGCAAAACGccggctctctctgtctgatgaTTGGGCTTTAGTTGAATACCCCTGA
- the LOC115558880 gene encoding zinc-binding protein A33-like produces the protein MRSLRLKRNDLRTEENPLFKHYLTCIICTEIFTDPVSLSCHHSFCSSCLQDFWAQAENKNCPICKRKSSKDIGVNFSIKDLADSFAGRQRSDPSDEAMAVCTEHLKDIKWFCKDEQRAVCPVCEFPHHKGHTVVPLEEQVQELKQQLRPDLTALQARRSRHQELEETYEAMVPHLKVQRVKTESRIRAEFEQLHRFLREEEEARVKTLGEEEEQKRKRILLERKTLQEQIQSLSEGLSAVEADLQKDGLSFLSASTRSRTSARALLSGSDPQLLPGALLDEAKHLGNLAHRVWEEMGQRTTFSHVTLDPNTAARSLSLSDDLTSVRCSDVTQKVPNNPERFTRYSDVLGSEGFSSGEHCWEVEVGDLPHWVIGVAKESVERKGECTATPANGNWCLVHRSGKYTQGTGKTLTLKRTPERIRVQLDYDGGEVSFYDPEDMTLIYTYQDTFTDNIFPWFGVGAAGEARTKAVRVCGVSSRTKP, from the exons ATGAGAAGCCTTAGGTTGAAGAGGAATGACTTGAG AACTGAAGAGAACCCTCTTTTCAAACACTACCTGACTTGCATCATCTGCACTGAGATCTTCACGGACCCGGTGTCTCTGAGCTGTCACCACAGCTTCTGTTCCAGCTGTCTCCAGGACTTCTGGGCCCAAGCTGAGAACAAGAACTGTCCCATCTGTAAGAGAAAATCCTCAAAGGATATAGGCGTTAACTTTTCCATCAAGGACCTCGCTGACTCCTTCGCTGGAAGACAGAGGTCTGACCCCTCTGACGAGGCCATGGCGGTCTGCACTGAGCACTTAAAGGATATCAAGTGGTTCTGTAAGGACGAGCAGAGagctgtgtgtcctgtgtgtgagtTCCCTCACCACAAGGGTCACACAGTGGTTCCTCTAGAAGAACAAGTCCAGGAGCTGAAGCAGCAGCTGAGACCTGACCTCACGGCTCTACAGGCCAGGAGGAGCAGacaccaggagctggaggagacgtaTGAGGCCATGGTTCCTCACCTCAAGGTACAGCGGGTGAAGACCGAGAGTCGGATCAGAGCAGAGTTTGAACAGCTTCACCGGTtcctgagagaggaagaggaggccagAGTGAAGACcctgggagaggaagaggagcagaagaggaagaggatccTCCTGGAGAGGAAGACCCTTCAGGAGCAGATCCAGTCTCTCTCAGAGGGTCTCTCGGCTGTAGAAGCAGACCTGCAGAAGGACGGCCTGTCGTTCCTCAGCGCTTCCACGCGCTCCCGGACCAGCGCCAGAGCCCTGCTCTCCGGTTCTGATCCCCAGCTGCTTCCTGGAGCGCTGCTGGACGAGGCCAAACACCTGGGAAACCTGGCCCACAGAGTCTGGGAGGAGATGGGGCAGAGGACCACCTTCAGCCACGTTACTCTGGACCCAAACACTGCAGcacgctcactctctctgtctgatgaTCTGACCAGCGTGAGATGTAGCGATGTAACCCAGAAGGTTCCTAACAACCCAGAGAGGTTCACTAGGTACTCTGATGTTCTGGGTTCTGAGGGCTTCAGCTCAGGGGAACactgctgggaggtggaggtgggagaccTTCCTCACTGGGTAATAGGTGTTGCTAAAGAGTCagtggagaggaaaggagagtgtACTGCTACACCAGCTAATGGAAACTGGTGTTTAGTCCACCGCAGTGGAAAGTACACTCAGGGTACTGGTAAAACCCTGACATTGAAGAGGACTCCAGAGAGGATCAGAGTCCAGCTGGACTatgatggaggggaggtgtccTTCTACGACCCTGAAGACATGACTCTCATCTACACCTATCAAGACACTTTCACTGACAACATCTTCCCTTGGTTTGGTGTTGGAGC